One segment of Arthrobacter sp. MMS18-M83 DNA contains the following:
- a CDS encoding sugar phosphate isomerase/epimerase family protein, with protein sequence MPRPYTLFTGQWADLPFEEVARLASGWGYDGLEIAVSGDHLDAWRWDEPGYVENKLAILDKYNLKVWAISNHLKGQAVCDDPIDFRHQVIVGAKVWGDGDPEGVRQRAAEEMKLTARLAKALGVDTVVGFTGSSIWQYVAMFPPVPEKVIEAGYQDFADRWNPILDVFDECGVRFAHEVHPSEIAYDYWTTVRTLEAIGHREAFGLNWDPSHFMWQGIDPVSFIWDFKDRIYHVDCKDTKLRPTGRNTVLGSHLPWGDPRRGWDFVSAGRGDVPWESSFRALTAIGYNGPISVEWEDAGMDRLHGAPEALAALKKFDFPPSQTSFDAAFSQD encoded by the coding sequence ATGCCCCGCCCGTACACCCTGTTCACCGGCCAGTGGGCCGACCTGCCCTTCGAAGAAGTCGCCCGCCTCGCCTCCGGCTGGGGCTATGACGGCCTGGAAATCGCCGTCTCCGGCGACCACCTGGATGCCTGGCGCTGGGACGAACCCGGCTACGTCGAGAACAAGCTCGCAATCCTGGACAAATACAACCTCAAGGTCTGGGCCATCTCCAACCACCTCAAAGGCCAGGCCGTGTGCGATGACCCCATCGACTTCCGCCACCAGGTCATCGTCGGCGCCAAGGTCTGGGGCGACGGGGACCCCGAAGGCGTCCGCCAACGCGCCGCCGAGGAAATGAAACTCACCGCCCGCCTCGCCAAAGCCCTCGGCGTGGACACCGTCGTCGGATTCACCGGATCCTCCATCTGGCAATACGTCGCCATGTTCCCGCCCGTCCCCGAGAAAGTCATCGAGGCCGGCTACCAGGACTTCGCCGACCGCTGGAACCCCATCCTGGACGTCTTCGACGAATGCGGGGTCCGCTTCGCCCACGAAGTCCACCCTTCCGAGATCGCCTACGACTACTGGACCACCGTCCGGACCCTGGAAGCGATCGGGCACCGCGAGGCGTTCGGCCTGAACTGGGACCCCTCCCACTTCATGTGGCAAGGCATCGACCCGGTCTCCTTCATCTGGGACTTCAAGGACCGGATCTACCACGTGGACTGCAAGGACACCAAGCTGCGCCCCACCGGCCGGAACACCGTCCTGGGCTCCCACCTGCCCTGGGGCGACCCGCGCCGCGGCTGGGACTTCGTCTCCGCCGGACGCGGCGACGTGCCCTGGGAATCGAGTTTCCGGGCCCTCACCGCGATCGGCTACAACGGCCCGATCTCCGTGGAATGGGAAGACGCGGGCATGGACCGCCTCCACGGCGCCCCCGAAGCCCTGGCAGCCCTCAAGAAGTTCGACTTCCCGCCGTCGCAAACCTCTTTCGACGCCGCCTTCAGCCAGGACTGA
- a CDS encoding carbohydrate ABC transporter permease, whose amino-acid sequence MSAVLHAHPASGPTLGVAGPEKTRRVLSEAGLRGRWWRFVLILAITAIVLVPIMVTVVLALTPGPNSTATGLTLENLSNVFSKTLAATWLKNSLITTISTVIVSVAVAAPAGYVLSRGRSKAVSGYSLLLFVMQSLPIITSVVPLFILFAGLGLVDNLLGLIIIYVGSTMTVATWMMAAYFDSIPVSLEEASWIDGCSVFGSFTKVVLRNSLPGILSTAIFAFLLAWNDYLVAIVFLRSNEIFTLPMGVQSFFQQNATDWSGVMALAVVMMLPPIVVFATLNKYFSVGGIGGSLAGR is encoded by the coding sequence ATGAGCGCAGTACTCCACGCACACCCCGCATCCGGGCCCACCCTCGGAGTCGCAGGTCCGGAAAAAACCCGCCGGGTCCTCTCCGAGGCAGGCCTGCGCGGACGCTGGTGGCGGTTCGTCCTGATCCTGGCTATCACAGCCATCGTCCTCGTCCCCATCATGGTCACTGTGGTCCTGGCCCTGACTCCGGGCCCCAACAGCACCGCCACGGGGCTGACCCTGGAGAACCTCAGCAACGTCTTCTCCAAGACCCTGGCTGCCACCTGGCTCAAGAACAGCCTCATCACCACCATCAGCACGGTGATTGTCTCCGTGGCCGTGGCCGCGCCGGCAGGATATGTCCTCTCCCGCGGCCGCAGCAAGGCCGTCTCCGGCTACTCGCTGCTGCTGTTCGTCATGCAGTCCCTGCCCATCATCACCTCCGTGGTGCCGCTGTTCATCCTGTTCGCGGGCCTGGGACTCGTGGACAACCTCCTTGGCCTGATCATCATCTACGTCGGCTCGACAATGACCGTGGCCACGTGGATGATGGCGGCATACTTCGATTCCATCCCCGTCAGCCTCGAGGAGGCCTCGTGGATCGACGGCTGTTCGGTCTTCGGATCGTTCACCAAGGTGGTTCTGCGGAATTCCCTGCCCGGCATCCTCTCGACGGCCATCTTCGCCTTCCTCCTGGCCTGGAACGACTACCTCGTCGCTATCGTGTTCCTGCGCTCCAACGAGATCTTCACCCTCCCCATGGGTGTGCAGTCCTTCTTCCAGCAAAACGCCACGGATTGGTCCGGGGTCATGGCCCTCGCGGTCGTCATGATGCTCCCGCCGATCGTCGTTTTCGCCACCCTGAACAAGTACTTCAGTGTCGGCGGCATTGGCGGATCCCTCGCCGGCCGCTAA
- a CDS encoding MFS transporter: MSATTSPSPTRRSKPSAGAIKAFIASVTGTSLEYYDFAIYSVASALVFPKIFFPGNDEYTGLLLSFSAFAVGYLARPIGGVVFGRLGDKIGRKNVLVITLVLIGAATVLIGALPDYHTIGIGATIILVLLRLIQGIGVGGEWGGAVLLSSEYANPNKRGFWSSAAQIGPPAGNLLANGALAVLAAVMSNEAFIAWGWRVAFLSSAILVAFGLVIRLKLEETPVFKAIEATGERPKAPIKEVLTTQVRPLFAAALCRICPDVLYSLFTVFVAVYATKELGMTTGNVLGAVLVGSAFQLILIPAAGAVTDRFNRRLVYGITAAATAVYIPLFFLMIQSRSVLVLTVGVVVGLGLHAFMYGPQAAFITEQFPARLRYAGSSLAYTVAGVVGGAVAPLIFTALYAASGSWLLIAGYLLATAAVTIVGLALGRDPRPEEDLRLLQEAQA; this comes from the coding sequence ATGTCCGCGACCACTTCGCCAAGCCCAACACGGCGCAGCAAACCCTCGGCAGGCGCCATCAAAGCCTTCATCGCCAGCGTCACAGGCACCTCCCTGGAGTACTACGACTTCGCCATCTACTCCGTTGCCTCAGCGCTCGTCTTCCCCAAGATCTTCTTCCCGGGCAACGATGAATACACCGGCCTCCTGCTCTCCTTCTCGGCCTTCGCGGTGGGCTACCTTGCCCGGCCCATCGGCGGCGTCGTCTTTGGCCGGCTCGGGGACAAGATCGGACGCAAGAATGTCCTGGTCATCACCCTCGTACTCATCGGTGCGGCCACAGTCCTGATCGGCGCTTTACCGGATTACCACACCATCGGCATTGGAGCCACGATCATCCTGGTCCTCCTCCGCTTGATCCAGGGCATTGGTGTGGGTGGCGAATGGGGCGGCGCCGTGCTCCTGTCCAGCGAGTACGCCAATCCCAACAAGCGCGGATTCTGGTCTTCCGCAGCCCAGATCGGCCCGCCCGCCGGCAACCTGCTCGCCAACGGCGCCCTGGCCGTCCTGGCTGCGGTCATGAGCAACGAAGCCTTCATCGCATGGGGCTGGCGCGTGGCATTCCTCAGCTCGGCCATCCTTGTTGCCTTCGGCCTGGTTATCCGGCTCAAGCTCGAGGAAACCCCCGTATTCAAGGCCATCGAAGCCACGGGCGAACGCCCCAAGGCTCCCATCAAGGAAGTCCTCACCACCCAGGTCCGTCCCCTTTTCGCCGCGGCGCTGTGCCGGATCTGCCCCGACGTCTTGTACTCCCTATTCACCGTCTTCGTCGCTGTCTATGCCACCAAGGAGCTGGGGATGACAACCGGCAACGTGCTGGGCGCCGTCCTGGTGGGCTCGGCCTTCCAACTGATCCTGATCCCGGCGGCGGGAGCAGTCACGGACCGGTTCAATCGCCGGCTGGTCTACGGCATCACCGCTGCGGCCACCGCGGTGTACATCCCGCTTTTCTTCCTGATGATCCAGTCACGTTCCGTCCTGGTCTTGACCGTGGGCGTCGTGGTCGGCCTGGGACTGCACGCGTTCATGTACGGCCCGCAGGCGGCCTTCATCACCGAGCAGTTCCCGGCCAGACTCCGCTACGCCGGCAGTTCCCTGGCCTACACCGTAGCGGGAGTCGTCGGCGGAGCTGTGGCCCCGTTGATCTTCACGGCCCTCTACGCCGCTTCCGGCAGCTGGCTCCTGATCGCCGGGTACTTGCTCGCCACGGCAGCCGTGACCATTGTTGGCCTAGCCTTGGGGCGGGATCCACGGCCGGAAGAGGACCTTCGCCTGCTCCAGGAAGCCCAGGCATAA
- a CDS encoding GNAT family N-acetyltransferase — translation MSQTIREATADDAGRLAELAAVTFPLACPPGSSPEDIAAHLRKTLSVDRFTEYLADPDITILAIDAAGELRGYSMLVARPASDTDVASALTLTPSAELSKCYVHPEHHGLGAAAELMKATLDRAAGAGAAGVWLGVNSQNARAIRFYEKSGFRKVGTKSFRLGDAVENDFVMERAV, via the coding sequence ATGAGCCAGACAATCCGTGAAGCAACAGCGGACGACGCCGGACGGCTGGCGGAGCTTGCCGCCGTCACCTTTCCGCTCGCCTGCCCGCCGGGATCCTCGCCCGAGGACATCGCCGCGCACCTGCGCAAAACCCTCAGCGTGGACAGGTTCACGGAGTACCTCGCCGATCCGGACATCACCATCCTGGCCATCGACGCAGCCGGCGAACTCCGCGGCTACAGCATGCTCGTCGCCCGCCCAGCGAGCGATACCGACGTCGCATCGGCCCTGACGCTGACGCCCTCCGCGGAACTGAGCAAATGCTACGTCCATCCTGAACACCACGGCCTGGGTGCTGCCGCGGAGCTCATGAAGGCCACCCTGGACCGCGCTGCAGGTGCTGGCGCGGCGGGCGTGTGGCTTGGCGTCAACAGCCAGAATGCCAGGGCGATCCGTTTCTACGAGAAGAGCGGATTCAGGAAGGTCGGGACCAAGTCGTTCCGCCTGGGCGATGCCGTGGAGAACGATTTCGTCATGGAGCGGGCGGTCTAG
- a CDS encoding ROK family transcriptional regulator yields the protein MTSAPEKAPGKDGSVQDAGSLSRAGDLFQLLRDGQARTRAELAITTGLARSTVASRIDALMNSGLVGPAGEASSSGGRPPSRFAFNPAARVVLAVDVGATHVIVAVTDLGGKVLAERRLAQEVADGPDVVLGKIVAEGRELLAEAGRNLEDLAGIGIGLPGPVEHDTGRPVKPPIMPGWDGFDVVRYMQRSLPVPVLVDNDVNIMALGERTAYWPDHDNLLFVKIATGIGAGIISSGELQRGANGTAGDLGHVRVPRGDDVLCRCGNYGCLEALASGPAVARQLKAQGLEATNGGDVLRLVAEGNLQAIQALRQAGRDVGDVLATVVNLLNPSMIVIGGSVGEAGEHLVAGIREVVYRRSLPLATSHLRIGISMAGDQAAILGASQMVTQHVLSPAVIEATLQATG from the coding sequence ATGACCTCAGCACCCGAAAAAGCGCCCGGAAAGGACGGCTCCGTGCAGGATGCCGGAAGCCTCTCGCGTGCAGGAGATCTGTTTCAGCTTCTTCGCGACGGCCAGGCGCGGACCCGGGCCGAACTCGCCATCACCACCGGGTTGGCCCGTTCCACCGTCGCCTCGCGCATCGACGCCCTCATGAACTCCGGACTCGTGGGCCCTGCCGGTGAGGCGAGTTCCAGTGGCGGCAGGCCGCCGTCGCGCTTTGCCTTCAACCCTGCTGCCCGCGTTGTCCTGGCGGTCGACGTCGGAGCTACGCACGTGATCGTCGCGGTCACCGATCTTGGCGGAAAAGTCCTGGCCGAACGCCGGTTGGCGCAGGAAGTCGCCGACGGTCCCGATGTGGTTCTCGGCAAGATTGTGGCCGAAGGGCGGGAGCTCCTCGCCGAAGCGGGCCGCAACCTCGAGGACCTGGCCGGGATCGGCATCGGACTGCCTGGCCCCGTGGAACACGACACCGGTCGGCCGGTCAAGCCGCCTATCATGCCCGGCTGGGACGGATTCGACGTGGTCCGTTACATGCAGCGCTCCCTGCCGGTTCCGGTCCTGGTGGACAACGACGTCAACATCATGGCCCTCGGCGAACGCACAGCGTATTGGCCGGACCACGACAACTTGCTCTTCGTCAAAATCGCCACGGGCATCGGCGCGGGCATCATCAGCAGCGGCGAGTTGCAGCGCGGCGCCAACGGAACTGCCGGGGACCTCGGTCACGTGAGGGTTCCCCGTGGCGACGACGTCCTCTGCCGTTGCGGGAACTACGGCTGCCTTGAAGCACTCGCCTCTGGCCCCGCCGTCGCCCGCCAACTGAAGGCCCAAGGACTGGAGGCCACCAACGGCGGCGACGTGCTGCGGCTCGTGGCTGAGGGAAACCTCCAGGCCATTCAAGCTCTCCGGCAGGCCGGACGTGACGTCGGCGATGTCCTGGCAACCGTGGTGAATCTGCTCAACCCCTCGATGATCGTGATCGGCGGCAGCGTTGGGGAGGCTGGCGAGCACCTCGTTGCAGGCATCCGTGAAGTGGTCTACCGGCGCTCCCTCCCGCTGGCTACTTCGCATCTGCGCATCGGCATTTCGATGGCAGGGGACCAGGCCGCGATCCTCGGCGCGAGCCAGATGGTCACCCAGCACGTCCTGTCTCCGGCAGTAATTGAAGCCACGCTCCAAGCAACGGGCTGA
- a CDS encoding sugar phosphate isomerase/epimerase family protein gives MSYSIQLYTLRNAMQEDLPGTIKKVAEIGYTQVEPYNFVATAKELGAALKENGLTAPSGHAPLLSQDQDEIFAAAKELGISTVIDPYLPAEHWQNAEDIQATAAKLNAAAKKSAEYGIRVGYHNHAWELESTIEGQTALEYFAGLLDPELILEVDTYWASVGGQNPVELLARLGDRVKFIHIKDGPGTTDTKAQLPAGQGTIPVLDVIAAAKSLEVGVVEFDDYAGDIFEGIAESLAFLQNSAATAGAEA, from the coding sequence ATGTCTTACTCCATCCAGCTGTACACCCTGCGCAATGCCATGCAGGAAGACCTGCCCGGCACCATCAAGAAGGTTGCCGAGATCGGTTACACGCAGGTTGAACCCTACAATTTCGTGGCCACGGCGAAGGAGCTCGGCGCTGCATTGAAGGAGAACGGGCTGACGGCCCCGTCCGGCCACGCGCCGCTGCTGAGCCAGGACCAGGACGAAATCTTCGCAGCCGCCAAGGAACTCGGCATTAGTACGGTCATCGACCCGTACCTGCCTGCCGAACACTGGCAGAACGCCGAAGACATCCAGGCCACCGCGGCCAAACTCAACGCGGCGGCGAAGAAGAGCGCCGAATACGGCATCCGCGTCGGCTACCACAACCACGCTTGGGAACTCGAGTCCACGATCGAGGGCCAGACCGCCCTGGAATACTTCGCGGGCCTCCTTGACCCGGAGCTGATCCTGGAAGTCGACACCTACTGGGCATCCGTCGGTGGCCAGAACCCCGTGGAACTGCTCGCCCGCCTCGGTGACCGCGTGAAGTTCATCCACATCAAGGACGGCCCCGGCACCACGGACACCAAAGCCCAGCTGCCGGCAGGCCAGGGCACCATCCCGGTGCTCGACGTCATCGCTGCCGCCAAGTCCCTGGAAGTGGGCGTCGTGGAATTCGACGACTACGCCGGAGACATCTTCGAAGGCATCGCCGAAAGCCTCGCATTCCTTCAGAACTCCGCTGCAACCGCCGGAGCCGAAGCATGA
- a CDS encoding carbohydrate ABC transporter permease, whose protein sequence is MSTTTAQSGLARARRGLAPGGPGGGSLNRKGKLSGQTRRTFFWLLLPSIILLVLIHGYPLIYAGVQATHDGSLIDTGNFVGVENFGHVLSSPAFWKAAQFTLWFTIVGVFGSWLVGLGLALLLRTKIPAGGTFKILLLLPWVVPIVVSSTAWNWLVATPDSLIPSLFRGLGLGTPLFLADPNLAAVMVMAFKVWVSFPFMMMMISAALASVDTTVYEAASMDGASKWQQFSQITLPLIARSTYISWILMTIFCVNDFPTIYLLTGGGPVDATTSLVVLAYRTVFQDFQTGPGVAIAFLMTLTLVVVSVFLYRQIRKSSVE, encoded by the coding sequence ATGTCAACCACCACAGCACAGTCCGGCCTCGCCCGGGCCCGCCGGGGACTTGCCCCCGGCGGGCCCGGGGGCGGGTCCTTGAATCGCAAGGGCAAGCTGTCAGGCCAGACCCGCCGGACGTTTTTCTGGCTCCTGCTGCCCTCGATCATCCTGCTCGTCCTGATCCACGGCTACCCGCTGATCTACGCCGGCGTCCAAGCAACCCACGACGGCTCCCTGATCGACACAGGCAACTTCGTCGGCGTCGAGAACTTCGGCCATGTCCTGTCCTCCCCGGCGTTCTGGAAGGCCGCCCAGTTCACCCTGTGGTTCACGATCGTCGGCGTCTTCGGTTCCTGGCTGGTCGGCCTTGGCCTGGCCCTGCTGCTGCGCACCAAAATCCCGGCAGGCGGCACCTTCAAGATTCTGCTCCTCCTGCCCTGGGTGGTGCCGATCGTGGTCTCCTCCACCGCGTGGAACTGGCTCGTGGCCACCCCGGACAGCCTCATTCCGTCGCTCTTCCGCGGCCTTGGCCTGGGCACGCCCCTTTTCCTGGCGGACCCCAACCTGGCCGCGGTCATGGTCATGGCGTTCAAGGTCTGGGTCAGCTTCCCCTTCATGATGATGATGATCTCGGCCGCCCTGGCCTCCGTGGACACCACCGTCTATGAAGCCGCCAGCATGGACGGCGCCAGCAAGTGGCAGCAGTTCAGCCAGATCACGCTGCCGCTGATCGCCCGATCCACCTACATCAGCTGGATTCTGATGACAATCTTCTGCGTCAACGACTTCCCCACCATTTACCTCCTCACCGGCGGCGGCCCCGTCGACGCCACCACCTCCCTCGTGGTCCTCGCCTACCGCACGGTCTTCCAGGACTTCCAGACCGGACCCGGCGTCGCCATCGCCTTCCTCATGACCCTCACCCTCGTCGTCGTGTCGGTCTTCCTGTACCGCCAGATCCGAAAGTCGAGCGTCGAATAA
- a CDS encoding Gfo/Idh/MocA family protein: MTSSAPTPTNPQDGHAGKTTLGVAAIGYAFMGKAHSNAWRNVASFFDVPAFEQKVLVGRDPEQVAEAAAKYGWAESATDWRSVLERDDIHIVDICAPGWMHAEIAIAALEAGKHVLVEKPLANTLAEAEAMTDAARAARARGIQSMIGFNYRRVPALALARELIAEGRLGTVRHVRASYLQDWLVDEDSPMTWRLNKETAGSGALGDIASHAIDQVLFLLGDTVTEVSGRLHTFVNSRPGAYGPEQVTVDDAAWATLTLASGAVASVEVSRMATGQKNSLKLEVYGDKGSILFDLESINELGFLDATAPVREQGFRRILVNEPEHPYIDAWWPQGHVIGWEHTFTHEIRDFLAAIDAGTPPSPSFDDGLAVQRVLAAIEESADAKSAIIQVAGH; the protein is encoded by the coding sequence ATGACCAGCTCCGCCCCTACCCCCACCAACCCGCAGGACGGCCACGCGGGCAAGACAACTCTCGGTGTTGCCGCCATCGGCTACGCGTTCATGGGCAAGGCCCATTCGAACGCGTGGCGGAACGTGGCCAGCTTCTTCGATGTTCCGGCCTTCGAGCAGAAAGTGCTCGTGGGCCGGGACCCGGAACAGGTTGCCGAGGCCGCGGCGAAGTACGGTTGGGCGGAGTCTGCCACGGACTGGCGTTCGGTCCTGGAACGCGATGACATCCACATCGTGGACATCTGCGCGCCAGGCTGGATGCACGCCGAGATCGCCATCGCGGCGCTGGAAGCGGGCAAGCACGTGCTCGTGGAGAAACCCCTCGCCAACACCCTGGCGGAGGCCGAAGCCATGACGGATGCCGCGCGTGCCGCCCGTGCGCGCGGTATCCAGTCCATGATCGGCTTCAACTACCGCCGGGTACCGGCCCTTGCTTTGGCCCGCGAGCTGATCGCCGAGGGCAGGCTGGGCACGGTCCGGCATGTCCGGGCGTCGTACCTGCAGGACTGGCTCGTGGACGAGGACTCCCCCATGACTTGGCGGCTCAACAAGGAAACCGCCGGGTCCGGCGCGCTGGGCGACATCGCCTCCCACGCCATCGACCAGGTCCTGTTCCTGCTCGGGGACACCGTCACCGAGGTCTCCGGCCGGCTGCACACTTTCGTGAACAGCCGTCCCGGTGCGTATGGTCCGGAACAAGTAACGGTCGACGACGCCGCCTGGGCAACGCTGACCCTCGCCTCCGGGGCGGTCGCCTCCGTGGAAGTCTCGCGCATGGCCACGGGCCAGAAGAACTCGCTCAAACTCGAGGTCTACGGGGACAAGGGGTCCATCCTGTTCGACCTGGAATCCATCAATGAGCTTGGTTTCCTGGACGCCACGGCCCCTGTCCGGGAGCAAGGATTCCGCCGGATCCTGGTCAACGAACCCGAACACCCCTACATCGACGCCTGGTGGCCCCAAGGCCACGTCATCGGCTGGGAGCACACCTTCACCCATGAAATCCGCGACTTCCTGGCCGCCATCGACGCCGGGACCCCGCCGTCGCCGTCGTTCGACGACGGCCTCGCCGTCCAGCGGGTCCTGGCCGCCATCGAAGAATCCGCGGACGCCAAGAGCGCCATCATCCAGGTCGCCGGTCACTGA
- a CDS encoding Gfo/Idh/MocA family protein — MSNHSQATTRVGVGILGAGPVTQAIHLPSLARLRNILEVRHIMDVDAAVAESVAARVGANHSTSMDALLNDPDVDIVAICSPHQFHADQVIAACRAGKKAILCEKPFAMSGEEAARISTVSEETGVPIIVGAMHTFDPGWLAAEANWGDLPETAHTIRSSIVLPPNARFEDFATEILTRPAGGAPDYSDVEVVKNALRGGIMGLAIHDLPLVRRFTPDFEDLEVLQARHVRPFGYVISLRAGKQGAGNRTIELRAAMNKTWKPEWTFEAISDDAALRVDFTPSYVQAGSAVATITRGSTSTTYGPFEHNGYEGEWRELAQLALGIKQPPSAESLINDLTFAIAIADATVDLAAVEHANSHAGAHS, encoded by the coding sequence TTGTCCAACCACTCACAGGCAACAACCAGAGTTGGCGTCGGCATTCTTGGCGCCGGCCCCGTCACCCAAGCAATCCACCTGCCTTCCCTTGCCCGGCTCCGGAACATCCTGGAAGTCCGCCACATCATGGACGTCGACGCCGCCGTCGCAGAATCGGTCGCAGCCCGCGTCGGCGCCAACCACAGCACCAGCATGGACGCGCTCCTGAATGATCCCGACGTCGACATCGTGGCCATCTGCAGTCCCCACCAGTTCCACGCGGACCAAGTCATCGCCGCATGCCGCGCCGGAAAGAAAGCGATCCTCTGCGAGAAGCCCTTCGCGATGAGCGGCGAGGAGGCTGCACGGATTTCAACGGTCAGCGAGGAAACCGGCGTTCCGATCATCGTGGGCGCTATGCACACTTTCGATCCCGGCTGGCTCGCAGCGGAGGCCAACTGGGGCGATCTCCCCGAAACAGCCCACACCATCCGTTCCTCCATCGTCCTTCCGCCCAATGCCCGCTTCGAAGACTTCGCCACCGAAATCCTCACCCGGCCCGCCGGCGGCGCCCCCGACTACAGCGATGTGGAAGTCGTCAAGAACGCCCTCCGCGGCGGCATCATGGGACTCGCCATCCACGACCTTCCACTCGTGCGCCGCTTCACCCCGGATTTCGAAGACCTCGAAGTCCTGCAGGCTCGGCATGTCCGCCCCTTCGGCTATGTGATTTCCCTGCGTGCCGGAAAACAGGGCGCAGGCAACCGGACTATCGAACTGCGTGCAGCCATGAACAAGACCTGGAAGCCGGAATGGACCTTCGAAGCGATCTCGGATGACGCAGCCCTTCGCGTGGACTTCACTCCTTCATATGTACAGGCGGGCTCGGCGGTCGCAACCATCACCCGCGGCTCCACAAGCACAACGTACGGGCCGTTCGAGCACAACGGCTATGAGGGCGAGTGGCGCGAACTTGCCCAACTGGCCCTCGGAATAAAGCAGCCGCCGTCCGCCGAAAGCCTCATCAACGACCTCACCTTCGCGATCGCCATTGCCGACGCCACGGTGGATCTCGCCGCGGTTGAGCACGCAAACAGCCATGCAGGAGCCCACTCATGA
- a CDS encoding ABC transporter substrate-binding protein, giving the protein MTVQSEASRNFSRRGFLGLTAAAAAVPLLAACGGGSSSSSSGGAIKFWDMPWATPAYNDAAKKITEAYAPTGSNGKAGYQIIQWNNFYQTFSSAIASKTGPAVSTGGGFQAFQFEQQGQIAYADKVVEALKKNGQFDDFLPGVLEPFKSDKGYVAIPWQLDMRVFWYRKSLFDQAGVALPTDWASLLEAGKALKKIGAVGFGTGAGAGNNFGNHSMIMMMVNNGGGVFTKDGQLDVMNDRNVEAIEFLLELHSNGIIDPAAVSYTTDNMSAQWKDKKIGFGVFQAGAAERIGDTSGDFAVASPIAGPHGDKGTLVFPNNIMMYKNSPSQESSEAFLVYYMGQLKQLWQQKLMAALPVFKSITELPEFASNANNVKIVKEWQPIAKTFAAQGSTLNANLAVLDGGQALNQFTQTILTGKTDAKTALQAFKTGLESVIKK; this is encoded by the coding sequence ATGACTGTTCAGTCCGAAGCCAGCCGCAATTTCTCCCGCAGGGGCTTCCTCGGCCTCACGGCAGCAGCGGCGGCGGTCCCGCTGCTCGCGGCTTGCGGCGGCGGCTCCAGCTCGAGCTCCTCCGGCGGCGCCATCAAGTTCTGGGACATGCCGTGGGCAACTCCGGCCTACAACGATGCCGCCAAGAAGATCACCGAGGCCTACGCGCCCACGGGAAGCAACGGCAAGGCCGGCTACCAGATCATCCAGTGGAACAACTTCTACCAGACCTTCTCCTCGGCCATCGCGTCCAAGACCGGTCCCGCGGTGTCCACCGGTGGCGGCTTCCAAGCGTTCCAGTTCGAGCAGCAAGGCCAGATCGCTTACGCGGACAAGGTTGTGGAGGCGCTCAAGAAGAACGGCCAGTTCGACGACTTCCTGCCGGGCGTGCTGGAGCCATTCAAGTCGGACAAGGGCTATGTTGCTATTCCTTGGCAGTTGGACATGCGCGTCTTCTGGTACCGGAAGTCCCTCTTCGACCAGGCGGGCGTGGCTCTGCCGACGGACTGGGCTTCCCTCCTTGAAGCCGGCAAGGCCCTGAAAAAGATTGGCGCCGTCGGCTTCGGCACGGGCGCCGGCGCCGGAAACAACTTCGGCAACCACTCGATGATCATGATGATGGTCAACAACGGCGGTGGCGTCTTCACCAAGGATGGCCAACTGGACGTCATGAACGACCGCAATGTCGAAGCGATCGAGTTCCTCCTGGAACTCCACTCGAACGGGATCATCGACCCCGCTGCGGTCAGCTACACCACCGACAACATGTCCGCCCAGTGGAAAGACAAGAAAATCGGATTTGGGGTCTTCCAGGCCGGTGCCGCGGAACGAATCGGGGACACGTCGGGTGACTTCGCCGTTGCGAGCCCCATCGCTGGACCGCATGGTGACAAGGGAACGCTCGTGTTCCCCAACAACATCATGATGTACAAGAACAGTCCCTCACAGGAAAGCTCCGAAGCGTTCCTCGTGTACTACATGGGCCAGCTCAAGCAGCTGTGGCAGCAGAAGCTCATGGCCGCCCTTCCTGTCTTCAAGTCCATCACCGAGCTCCCCGAGTTTGCGAGCAACGCGAACAACGTCAAGATCGTCAAAGAATGGCAGCCCATCGCAAAGACTTTCGCCGCACAGGGAAGCACCCTCAACGCGAACCTCGCTGTCCTCGACGGCGGCCAGGCACTCAACCAGTTCACCCAGACGATCCTGACCGGCAAGACCGATGCCAAGACCGCGTTGCAGGCCTTCAAGACCGGCCTCGAATCCGTGATCAAAAAGTAA